A genomic window from Brevinematales bacterium includes:
- the pstA gene encoding phosphate ABC transporter permease PstA yields MSDKKKDKIKQTVNSAVRKNIWKDRVFEALVITLSLLSIVPLIFILSYIFAKGFPKLFIPEFWVGIPPSGQSKTAIEAVGMNVGGIANGIIGTFLIVLMGGLIAVPFGVLTGVYLAENRQSKIANAVRVAVDMIQGIPSIIFGIFVNIWWVTTMKGGYSAIAGSVSLALMMLPIVIKSTEETMILIPDSLKEAAVALGTPYYKVLLRIVLPAGLSGIVTGILVGITRIAGETAPLLFTAFGNPNINVNVTEPMETLPTLIYNNARSASPNLIENAWGASAALVIIVLLLNILTKVVVNKWKVKF; encoded by the coding sequence ATGTCCGACAAGAAAAAAGATAAAATAAAACAGACCGTCAATAGCGCGGTACGAAAAAATATCTGGAAAGACAGGGTCTTCGAGGCTTTGGTGATTACACTATCGCTTTTGTCTATAGTACCGTTGATATTCATTTTATCCTACATCTTCGCGAAGGGTTTCCCGAAACTGTTTATCCCTGAATTTTGGGTGGGCATTCCTCCTTCAGGACAGTCAAAGACTGCGATTGAGGCGGTCGGGATGAATGTCGGGGGTATCGCCAACGGAATAATCGGGACATTCCTCATCGTGCTGATGGGCGGATTGATTGCGGTACCGTTCGGAGTGCTGACGGGGGTGTATCTCGCTGAGAACCGGCAGTCGAAAATAGCAAACGCCGTCCGCGTAGCGGTCGATATGATACAGGGTATACCTTCTATTATCTTCGGGATATTCGTAAATATCTGGTGGGTGACCACGATGAAAGGCGGTTATTCGGCGATCGCGGGAAGCGTATCGCTGGCGCTGATGATGCTGCCGATTGTGATAAAAAGCACCGAGGAGACAATGATACTGATACCGGACTCCCTCAAGGAGGCCGCGGTGGCGCTCGGTACACCATATTATAAGGTTCTTCTCAGGATCGTGCTTCCCGCGGGGTTGAGCGGGATAGTGACCGGGATACTGGTCGGGATCACCCGTATCGCGGGAGAGACCGCCCCGTTACTGTTTACCGCGTTCGGGAACCCCAATATCAACGTGAATGTCACGGAACCGATGGAAACCTTACCGACATTGATATATAACAACGCCCGCAGCGCGAGTCCGAACCTGATCGAGAACGCATGGGGCGCGTCGGCGGCGCTGGTAATTATTGTATTATTATTAAACATTCTCACAAAGGTGGTGGTGAACAAATGGAAAGTAAAATTTTAG
- a CDS encoding SpoIIE family protein phosphatase — protein MPSDAITREADKQKQLEAQAHEGQNEKTHMEVIKQNAITKIHGEVVAKLISSAYYVSKNALVEDLAWDFDHYKSLFAVGVVDDNLEFLGIVNRRSLFDLLSKPYGRDVMKHRTVEKVVEAVRSFDKERNIYSISDELSDDIKLQTEMYYALTENGNKYYGIFSSRNMLVYLSSITQKDIALARMLQQSLVKEELLYETDQVKIFGASKMAKGVGGDYYNIKNYKESHWVFTVADVSGKGVAASLITTSISGMFEIYDFHKGMPQFIKKVNDYIQNSYESQKFVTGVFADLDLKHGQLVFYDMGHSYIYLYRKKKLFRLTTNSSNMPLGIQPLEPQADKLILHDGDILMIITDGIVEQTNPQNEEYGEKRIWENFIKYKETDIKNLKKELFADIKKFRATQPQNDDMTILFLEYKNN, from the coding sequence ATGCCTTCGGACGCGATAACCAGAGAAGCTGATAAACAGAAGCAGTTGGAAGCGCAGGCGCATGAGGGTCAAAATGAAAAGACTCACATGGAAGTCATCAAACAGAATGCGATCACAAAGATACATGGGGAGGTCGTAGCGAAATTAATCAGCAGCGCATATTATGTTTCCAAGAACGCGCTGGTGGAAGATTTGGCATGGGACTTCGATCATTATAAATCCTTATTCGCGGTCGGTGTGGTGGATGATAATCTGGAATTCCTGGGGATAGTCAACCGACGTTCTCTCTTCGATCTTCTCAGTAAACCTTACGGACGCGATGTGATGAAGCATAGAACCGTCGAGAAAGTGGTCGAGGCGGTACGGTCATTCGATAAGGAACGGAACATCTATTCGATCTCGGATGAATTGTCCGACGATATAAAATTACAGACGGAAATGTATTACGCGCTGACGGAAAACGGGAATAAGTATTATGGAATATTTTCTTCAAGAAACATGCTGGTGTATCTTTCGTCTATAACCCAAAAGGATATTGCACTTGCTCGTATGCTGCAGCAGAGTCTGGTGAAGGAAGAACTGTTATATGAAACAGATCAAGTTAAAATATTCGGAGCCTCGAAAATGGCGAAGGGCGTTGGGGGAGATTATTATAACATAAAGAATTATAAGGAAAGCCATTGGGTATTCACCGTCGCGGACGTATCCGGTAAAGGGGTCGCCGCATCGTTGATAACTACCAGTATTTCGGGTATGTTCGAAATATATGATTTTCATAAGGGAATGCCGCAATTTATAAAAAAAGTGAACGATTATATCCAAAATTCCTATGAGAGCCAGAAATTCGTTACCGGTGTGTTTGCCGATCTCGATTTGAAGCATGGACAACTGGTGTTTTATGATATGGGGCATTCGTATATTTATTTATACCGAAAGAAAAAACTTTTTCGATTGACAACAAACTCGTCGAATATGCCGCTGGGGATACAACCCCTCGAACCCCAGGCAGATAAGTTGATTCTGCATGACGGAGATATTCTGATGATAATTACCGACGGTATTGTCGAACAGACAAATCCCCAGAACGAAGAGTACGGTGAAAAAAGAATCTGGGAGAATTTTATTAAGTATAAAGAGACCGATATAAAAAATTTAAAGAAAGAACTTTTTGCGGATATAAAAAAATTCAGGGCGACACAGCCGCAGAACGACGATATGACAATCCTCTTTCTTGAATATAAGAATAATTAA
- the mutS gene encoding DNA mismatch repair protein MutS: MESRGINANQDNDRDLTPMERQYREIKSRHRDKILFFRLGDFYEMFGEDAHEASRILNIALTARNKTPMCGFPYHAAQQYIQKLLQAGKKIAVCEQLEDPAQAKGIVKRDIVQIVTPGTVIDDQLMPRTVNNYLMAIYGAKEDVGISFADISTGEFYAIHAEPGEKYRILQDEIARFAPSEIIYNEGLSGDGVLMGLLSNSGALFQSSPDWYFHDFQYDQSVFDKVDIPSDVKNISAVSRSVTGIFNYLCETQFTQISNIRSIRYLSRGSTVVLDDFTLRNLELVRNMQDGGKKFTLFDVLDETVTPMGARLLRRWIVMPLFDLKEIYARQNYVEVFFDDSILRNNTRDILKSISDIDRLTTRVALKKTFPRDLIALRISLSAAEELKQRISRAEGLKDITAGIADTAMMTALIGSAIMDEPANSFGGGVIREGYSGELDKIRKILHEGKDWIIRLQHKERERTGISSLKVKYNNVFGYFIEVSKTNLDSVPADYIRKQSLVNAERFTIPELSEYEMQITTAEDRTVKLEEALFNEVVDKLGAEIPALQEIAARVGEIDAYSGLAGLAADRRYVKPRVDDGGSFVIEEGRHPVVEKYMGMNLFVPNDLLMDDGENRILIITGPNMAGKSTYLRQNALIAIMAQMGSFVPAKSAHIGMVDKIFTRIGASDQLSAGRSTFLVEMEEAANILNNMTSRSLIIMDELGRGTSTYDGLSIAWAVIEFLHERPEMSGKTLFATHYHELTQLGGKKGIMNYNIAVKEYHEELIFLRRVIKGPADQSYGIYVAGLAGMREEIIARAKDILRTLEKEGTIAKNVIESHGDKSGKKTKSDMQMELFSEDRYGNVILKIKNIDINRITPVEAISFLAEIKKDIEKS; the protein is encoded by the coding sequence ATGGAGAGCAGGGGAATTAACGCCAACCAGGATAACGACCGTGACCTTACGCCGATGGAACGGCAGTACCGTGAAATCAAGTCCCGTCACCGCGATAAAATCCTATTTTTTCGATTAGGCGATTTTTACGAGATGTTCGGCGAGGACGCCCATGAAGCCTCGCGTATTCTGAATATCGCCCTCACCGCGCGGAATAAAACTCCCATGTGCGGATTTCCCTATCATGCCGCCCAGCAATATATCCAGAAACTCCTTCAAGCCGGTAAAAAGATCGCGGTCTGCGAACAGCTCGAAGACCCCGCGCAGGCGAAGGGGATTGTCAAACGGGACATCGTGCAGATAGTCACCCCCGGTACGGTGATCGACGATCAGTTGATGCCCCGCACGGTAAATAATTACCTGATGGCGATATACGGCGCGAAAGAGGATGTAGGCATATCGTTCGCGGATATTTCCACCGGGGAGTTTTATGCTATCCATGCCGAACCCGGCGAGAAGTACCGTATTTTACAGGATGAAATCGCGCGCTTCGCGCCGTCGGAAATCATCTATAACGAGGGGTTATCCGGGGACGGCGTCCTGATGGGGCTGCTTTCGAACAGCGGGGCGTTGTTCCAGTCCAGCCCCGATTGGTACTTCCATGACTTCCAGTACGATCAATCCGTGTTCGATAAAGTGGATATTCCATCCGATGTAAAAAATATTTCAGCCGTTTCCCGCTCGGTCACCGGGATATTTAACTATCTCTGCGAGACCCAATTTACGCAAATCAGCAATATCCGTTCCATCCGTTATCTCTCGCGCGGTTCGACCGTCGTTCTGGACGACTTCACCCTGCGGAACCTCGAACTTGTGCGGAATATGCAGGACGGCGGCAAGAAATTTACGCTGTTCGACGTCCTTGACGAGACGGTTACTCCGATGGGGGCTCGTCTCCTGCGGCGGTGGATAGTCATGCCGCTTTTCGACCTGAAGGAAATATACGCGCGCCAGAACTATGTAGAGGTATTTTTCGACGATTCCATCCTGCGGAACAATACCCGCGATATACTTAAAAGTATCTCCGATATCGACAGGCTGACCACCCGCGTCGCGCTGAAGAAAACGTTCCCGCGCGACCTGATCGCGCTCAGGATATCGCTCTCCGCGGCGGAGGAACTGAAACAGCGGATTTCCCGCGCGGAGGGACTGAAGGATATTACCGCGGGAATCGCGGATACCGCCATGATGACCGCGCTGATCGGGAGTGCTATCATGGACGAACCCGCGAACTCGTTCGGCGGGGGAGTGATCCGCGAGGGGTATTCCGGCGAGCTGGATAAAATCCGTAAAATTCTCCACGAGGGAAAGGATTGGATTATCCGTCTCCAGCACAAGGAGCGCGAGCGGACTGGGATATCATCGTTAAAGGTAAAATATAATAATGTTTTCGGGTATTTTATAGAGGTCAGCAAAACCAATCTTGACAGCGTTCCCGCGGATTATATCCGCAAGCAGAGCCTCGTGAACGCCGAACGGTTTACGATACCCGAACTGTCGGAATACGAGATGCAGATCACGACTGCCGAAGATAGGACGGTCAAGCTCGAAGAAGCGTTATTCAACGAGGTGGTCGATAAACTGGGCGCGGAAATCCCGGCGTTACAGGAAATAGCCGCGCGTGTCGGCGAGATCGACGCGTATTCCGGGCTTGCCGGGCTTGCCGCCGACCGCCGTTATGTGAAACCCCGCGTCGATGACGGCGGATCGTTCGTGATCGAGGAAGGCAGGCATCCGGTGGTAGAGAAGTATATGGGAATGAACCTGTTCGTCCCTAACGATCTGCTGATGGACGACGGGGAAAACAGGATTCTGATTATCACAGGGCCGAATATGGCCGGGAAATCCACTTACCTCCGGCAGAACGCGCTGATCGCGATTATGGCGCAGATGGGGAGTTTCGTCCCCGCGAAATCGGCGCATATCGGGATGGTCGACAAGATATTCACCCGTATCGGCGCATCCGACCAACTGTCGGCGGGACGTTCCACGTTCCTGGTCGAGATGGAGGAGGCCGCGAATATCCTCAATAACATGACCTCGCGCAGCCTGATTATTATGGACGAACTCGGACGGGGCACGTCCACCTACGACGGCCTGTCGATCGCGTGGGCGGTCATCGAATTCCTGCACGAGCGCCCCGAGATGTCGGGAAAGACCCTTTTCGCGACCCATTACCACGAGCTTACCCAGCTCGGAGGGAAGAAGGGGATTATGAACTATAATATCGCCGTCAAGGAGTACCACGAGGAACTGATATTCCTGAGGCGGGTGATAAAGGGTCCCGCTGATCAGAGCTATGGTATCTATGTCGCGGGACTGGCCGGGATGCGGGAGGAGATTATCGCGCGCGCGAAGGATATCCTCCGTACATTGGAGAAAGAAGGGACTATCGCGAAAAATGTAATCGAGAGCCACGGCGATAAGAGCGGAAAAAAAACGAAGAGCGACATGCAGATGGAATTATTTTCGGAAGACCGCTACGGTAACGTAATCCTGAAAATAAAGAATATCGATATTAACCGGATTACGCCCGTAGAAGCGATCAGTTTTCTCGCCGAGATCAAGAAAGACATCGAAAAATCCTAG
- the pstS gene encoding phosphate ABC transporter substrate-binding protein PstS, producing MKKLILLLSSVFVFALAGCGNNAAVSKIIGGGATFPKELYDAMFAKYKQISGVEVNYQGLGSGAGQKGISQMTLEFGASDNPFSDEDAAKFKADHNGTELIHIPTCIGAIAIAYNLKGAGLTKDKPLNMTPEVIADIFMGKITKWNDARIAGLNPGVKLPDMDIVVVHRNDSSGTTFAFTDYLAKAAPKWFETMGKGAKDVAWKTGKGGQGNPGVAAEVDKTEGAIGYMELSYAENGGFAYAAVRNQSGNYILPSIDGVIAAGDTAIPDHTRCSIANTASPNGYPIASFTWILLYQEQNYNKRTMEQAKALVDMIWWMTHDGQALAKPLYYAPIPASAVAKVETLLKSVTYNGQPVMK from the coding sequence ATGAAAAAGCTGATTCTATTACTGTCTTCTGTGTTTGTGTTTGCATTAGCGGGCTGCGGAAACAACGCGGCAGTATCGAAAATTATAGGCGGTGGGGCGACGTTCCCTAAAGAGCTCTATGATGCGATGTTCGCTAAGTACAAGCAGATTTCCGGCGTCGAGGTAAACTACCAGGGCCTCGGTTCCGGCGCGGGTCAGAAGGGTATCTCCCAGATGACCCTTGAATTCGGCGCGAGCGATAACCCGTTCAGCGATGAGGATGCCGCTAAGTTCAAAGCCGACCATAACGGTACTGAGCTTATCCACATTCCCACTTGTATCGGAGCTATCGCGATAGCTTATAACCTCAAGGGCGCCGGTCTTACTAAGGACAAGCCGCTGAATATGACTCCTGAAGTGATCGCCGATATTTTCATGGGAAAAATCACCAAGTGGAACGATGCTCGTATCGCGGGGTTGAATCCGGGTGTCAAACTTCCCGACATGGATATCGTAGTGGTTCACCGCAACGACTCCTCCGGTACGACCTTCGCGTTCACCGATTATCTCGCAAAGGCCGCTCCTAAGTGGTTTGAAACGATGGGTAAGGGCGCGAAAGATGTTGCATGGAAGACCGGTAAGGGCGGGCAGGGAAATCCCGGCGTCGCGGCTGAAGTGGATAAGACCGAGGGCGCTATCGGTTATATGGAGCTTTCCTATGCAGAGAACGGCGGATTCGCATACGCGGCAGTCCGCAACCAGAGCGGTAATTATATCCTGCCTTCTATCGACGGCGTTATAGCCGCGGGCGATACCGCTATCCCCGATCATACCCGTTGCTCTATCGCGAATACCGCGTCTCCTAACGGATACCCGATCGCGAGTTTCACATGGATACTGCTCTATCAGGAACAGAACTACAACAAGCGTACAATGGAACAGGCTAAGGCTTTAGTCGATATGATTTGGTGGATGACCCATGACGGGCAGGCGCTTGCGAAACCGTTATACTACGCGCCTATTCCTGCCAGCGCTGTCGCTAAGGTCGAAACTCTCCTGAAATCGGTGACCTATAACGGCCAGCCGGTTATGAAGTAA
- the phoU gene encoding phosphate signaling complex protein PhoU has protein sequence MEIVTEKLGLIKEKAVKYATLVESMIDDAIEGLTAKNMDLLRRVIKEKEPLANNFEIEMDEMSIRYLALLRPEAKDLRSIVMVAKMSNDFERIGDHAVNIAKSGLFLIDKPFMKPLREIPKMGTLVRGMVSEAIDAFVREDVELAKQILIEDDQVDEFRDVLMNEIMQLMKASPESIEQSMRLMSIIRNLERIGDLATNMSEDIIYIIDGKVVKHHTGDDDDILKVL, from the coding sequence ATGGAAATAGTTACCGAAAAACTCGGATTAATAAAAGAAAAAGCGGTTAAATATGCTACTTTAGTCGAATCGATGATAGATGATGCTATCGAGGGATTGACTGCTAAAAATATGGACCTCCTCAGGCGGGTGATAAAAGAAAAAGAACCGCTCGCGAATAACTTTGAAATCGAGATGGACGAGATGAGTATCCGTTATCTCGCGTTACTGCGCCCGGAGGCGAAAGACCTTCGCAGTATCGTGATGGTCGCGAAGATGAGCAACGATTTCGAGCGTATCGGCGATCATGCCGTCAATATCGCGAAGAGCGGGTTATTTCTGATCGATAAACCGTTTATGAAGCCGCTCAGGGAAATACCTAAGATGGGCACACTGGTTCGCGGGATGGTATCCGAGGCGATCGACGCGTTTGTCCGGGAAGACGTAGAGCTTGCGAAGCAGATACTGATCGAAGACGATCAGGTAGACGAGTTCCGCGACGTGCTGATGAACGAGATTATGCAGCTTATGAAAGCCTCCCCGGAATCGATCGAACAATCGATGCGCCTGATGAGTATTATCCGTAACCTGGAACGTATCGGCGACCTCGCGACCAATATGTCCGAGGACATCATTTACATTATCGACGGTAAGGTAGTCAAGCATCATACCGGGGATGACGACGATATCCTCAAGGTTCTTTAA
- a CDS encoding tetratricopeptide repeat protein: protein MRTRWVLGLILLSAVTLQAQTVLQNKYKDDAKAYVIYNQANEFYRNNDFASAKSTYLKMIQTYSESGYVPYALYMLSFIETDYLKIIDYLNYIRTDYTDFKYWANAMEKLGDILYVVGDFATASEVYESSKTEKAYYMLGVIYSAQGEQEKAIQAIEKLLYATKNYELAYKGLLVQSKACIDLKKYGTALNVLQEAVKLKKWSFDNGVRVLFYAAKSFFYRKEYGKALHVFSILIRNMPLSAEAQLSKNYLTYLENNNIIKDEPVDWVDYYFVTPAELAYKGEQADLHYDMEVTAEKTVGKAESIQGQVVKSEVLEYVVRVGEYKDLSVANVIAKEIAKNQKGLPIGIYYRNDLYYAEIRGITKLEDAKSYAKLLISIGYKDTKVVEMVKVTEYGEQGN, encoded by the coding sequence ATGCGTACAAGATGGGTTCTCGGCCTTATATTATTGTCCGCAGTAACTTTGCAGGCGCAGACGGTATTACAGAATAAATATAAAGATGACGCAAAGGCTTATGTTATCTATAATCAGGCTAACGAATTCTATAGAAACAACGATTTTGCGAGCGCCAAATCTACCTACCTGAAAATGATTCAAACTTATTCCGAATCCGGTTATGTCCCGTATGCGCTCTATATGCTGAGTTTCATCGAGACCGACTACCTGAAAATAATCGACTACCTGAACTATATCCGCACCGATTATACGGACTTCAAGTACTGGGCGAACGCGATGGAGAAGCTCGGAGACATCCTTTATGTGGTAGGGGATTTCGCAACCGCGTCAGAGGTCTATGAATCGTCCAAGACGGAGAAGGCATACTATATGCTCGGAGTGATCTATTCCGCGCAGGGCGAGCAGGAGAAAGCGATCCAGGCGATCGAGAAACTGTTATACGCTACCAAGAATTACGAATTGGCATATAAGGGGCTGCTCGTACAGTCCAAAGCATGCATCGACCTTAAAAAGTACGGTACCGCGCTGAATGTCCTTCAGGAGGCGGTCAAGCTGAAAAAGTGGTCTTTCGATAACGGGGTTCGCGTGCTCTTCTACGCCGCGAAAAGTTTCTTCTACCGTAAGGAGTACGGGAAGGCGCTCCACGTATTCTCTATCCTGATTCGGAATATGCCGTTATCCGCCGAGGCGCAGCTCTCCAAGAATTACTTGACTTATCTCGAAAATAATAATATCATTAAGGACGAACCGGTGGATTGGGTCGATTATTATTTCGTGACGCCCGCGGAACTCGCGTACAAAGGCGAACAGGCCGACCTTCATTACGATATGGAGGTGACTGCTGAAAAGACGGTCGGTAAGGCCGAAAGTATTCAGGGACAAGTAGTAAAGTCCGAAGTGCTCGAATATGTAGTACGCGTCGGGGAGTACAAAGACCTGAGTGTCGCCAATGTTATCGCTAAAGAGATCGCGAAGAACCAGAAGGGGCTCCCGATCGGGATTTATTACCGCAACGATCTCTATTATGCGGAGATTCGCGGTATTACCAAGCTCGAGGACGCGAAATCGTATGCAAAACTCCTGATTTCCATCGGCTATAAAGATACTAAAGTAGTCGAGATGGTGAAAGTAACGGAATATGGAGAGCAGGGGAATTAA
- the pstB gene encoding phosphate ABC transporter ATP-binding protein, with the protein MESKILEIIDLNAYYGDHLVLKNINMSFSEKKATAIMGPSGCGKSTLIRTLNRMHEMNPGARVEGEILLHGENILTINPIMLRRKIGMVFQRPNPFPTMSIYDNVIAGYKLNSVNLTKIEKDQIVEKSLKSSALWGEVKDLLHRRGTFLSGGQQQRLCIARALAMNPDVLLLDEPTSALDPKATMHIEELIVELKKEVTTILVTHNIAQAGRVADFTAFMYLGELVEFGTTEKLFTVPEDKRTEEYLSGKFG; encoded by the coding sequence ATGGAAAGTAAAATTTTAGAGATCATTGATCTGAATGCTTACTACGGAGACCATTTAGTGCTTAAAAACATTAACATGTCGTTCTCCGAGAAAAAGGCCACCGCGATCATGGGGCCGTCGGGATGCGGGAAATCCACGCTGATTCGCACGTTAAACCGGATGCACGAGATGAATCCGGGCGCGCGGGTCGAAGGGGAAATACTCCTCCACGGGGAAAATATCCTCACTATCAATCCGATCATGCTTCGCCGGAAAATCGGGATGGTCTTCCAGCGCCCGAACCCGTTTCCGACGATGAGTATTTACGATAACGTTATCGCGGGATATAAGCTGAACAGCGTCAACCTGACGAAAATAGAGAAAGATCAGATAGTCGAGAAATCCTTAAAAAGTTCTGCGTTATGGGGCGAGGTCAAGGATCTACTCCATAGGCGGGGTACGTTTTTATCCGGCGGGCAGCAACAGAGACTTTGTATCGCGCGCGCCCTCGCGATGAATCCCGACGTCCTGCTTCTCGACGAGCCGACGTCGGCGCTCGACCCGAAGGCGACGATGCATATCGAGGAACTGATAGTCGAGCTGAAGAAGGAAGTTACCACCATTCTGGTCACGCACAATATCGCTCAGGCAGGGCGCGTCGCCGACTTTACGGCGTTCATGTATCTCGGCGAGTTGGTCGAATTCGGTACGACTGAAAAACTGTTTACCGTGCCGGAGGATAAACGTACCGAAGAATACCTTTCGGGAAAGTTCGGATAG
- the pstC gene encoding phosphate ABC transporter permease subunit PstC, with translation MSKSHKNQGKHHAHRIEPETHHTPGYRNIVPAVYKGDKVFNRILLAVAGTVFLILFGIFLTLLLTAAPSFKEYGLKFFTITKWFARMNRISDVSAKQPIGGKWAVEIKFILPLNESSISPDKFILTDSTGAVHPVVPSLDYSGISNKLIAAIQAPLAENTTNILEIKKNLLDANNLPLADDYRCVFIPQTLTTNDVSYSAVQIIDIIGERYGSITNYISEDDQRWFGGMPFIVGTLMTSILALLISLPFSMAIAIFLGEYFTSGIISDILKTTNELLAGIPSIIYGFWAFTFIGPLVHQLFPFSEGGGSNILTASLVLAIMIIPYSASLAREVINLVPADLKEAAYAMGGTRYEVVRRVIIPYSSSGILAGILLAFGRALGETMAVTLVIGNKNDVPLSIFSSGQTIASLIASKYAEGGTMQIAALTELGLILFVITLVFGLLGRYLIKKLSVR, from the coding sequence ATGTCAAAATCACACAAAAATCAGGGCAAACACCACGCGCACAGGATTGAGCCCGAGACGCATCATACCCCAGGGTACCGGAACATCGTGCCTGCGGTTTATAAGGGCGATAAAGTCTTCAACCGGATACTTCTTGCTGTGGCGGGCACCGTATTCCTGATCCTCTTCGGAATCTTTCTCACCCTTTTACTGACGGCCGCGCCTTCATTTAAAGAATACGGGCTGAAGTTTTTCACGATTACAAAGTGGTTCGCACGTATGAACCGGATATCCGATGTATCGGCGAAGCAGCCCATAGGCGGTAAATGGGCGGTGGAAATCAAGTTTATCCTGCCCCTGAATGAATCCTCCATCAGCCCGGATAAATTTATTCTGACCGATAGTACGGGGGCTGTCCATCCGGTAGTTCCTTCCCTCGATTATTCGGGTATATCCAACAAGTTGATTGCGGCCATTCAAGCCCCGTTGGCTGAAAATACCACCAATATATTGGAGATAAAAAAGAACCTTCTCGACGCGAACAATCTCCCGTTAGCGGACGATTACCGCTGCGTGTTTATTCCGCAGACACTGACGACGAATGATGTATCATACAGCGCGGTTCAGATCATCGATATCATAGGCGAGCGTTACGGGAGTATCACGAACTATATCTCCGAGGACGACCAGCGATGGTTCGGCGGGATGCCGTTCATTGTCGGTACCTTGATGACGTCGATTCTCGCGCTTCTTATCTCGCTGCCGTTCTCCATGGCGATTGCGATCTTCCTGGGGGAATATTTCACATCGGGGATTATTTCCGATATCCTGAAAACGACCAACGAACTTCTCGCCGGAATACCGTCGATCATCTACGGGTTCTGGGCGTTTACATTTATCGGGCCCTTAGTGCACCAGTTGTTCCCGTTCAGCGAGGGCGGCGGGTCGAATATTCTGACCGCATCGCTCGTACTGGCGATTATGATTATCCCGTACTCCGCTTCGCTTGCGCGTGAGGTAATCAACCTGGTTCCGGCCGACTTAAAAGAGGCCGCTTATGCTATGGGCGGTACGCGTTACGAGGTAGTCAGACGCGTCATCATCCCGTATTCGAGTTCGGGTATTCTCGCGGGTATCCTTCTGGCGTTCGGACGCGCGCTCGGCGAGACAATGGCGGTCACTCTTGTGATCGGTAATAAGAACGACGTGCCGCTGAGTATCTTCTCGTCCGGGCAGACTATCGCAAGCTTGATCGCGAGCAAGTATGCCGAGGGGGGGACTATGCAGATCGCGGCATTAACGGAATTGGGTTTGATCCTGTTTGTAATAACGCTTGTTTTCGGCCTTCTCGGGCGGTACCTGATAAAAAAACTGAGTGTGAGGTAG